From a single bacterium genomic region:
- a CDS encoding tetratricopeptide repeat protein encodes MVAEKKRLTEEEARRIRADGQVTVAMNYIRERRDEEALRMFDEVLADDPGNGRAMKGRALALGRLGRSDEALETVAAMLRNDPHDARAYDARASVYEYMGRLEEARAEFERALALEPEGADQHYNFACYWAARGDAEQCRHHLAEALRLDPPSHVYAATDVDLERYREEEWFQELVAFKK; translated from the coding sequence ATGGTAGCGGAGAAAAAACGCCTTACGGAAGAGGAAGCCCGCCGCATCCGCGCCGACGGCCAGGTAACGGTCGCGATGAATTACATCCGGGAACGGCGGGACGAAGAGGCGCTCCGGATGTTCGACGAGGTCCTGGCGGACGACCCCGGCAACGGCCGGGCGATGAAGGGCCGGGCCCTGGCGCTGGGCCGGCTGGGCCGGTCCGACGAAGCGCTCGAAACCGTAGCGGCGATGCTTCGGAACGACCCCCACGACGCCCGCGCGTACGACGCCCGCGCCTCGGTCTACGAATACATGGGCCGGCTGGAGGAGGCGCGCGCCGAATTCGAACGCGCCCTGGCGCTCGAGCCCGAGGGGGCGGACCAGCACTACAACTTCGCGTGTTACTGGGCGGCGCGGGGCGACGCCGAGCAGTGCCGGCACCACCTGGCGGAAGCCCTCCGGCTGGACCCGCCGAGCCACGTCTACGCCGCCACCGACGTCGACCTCGAGCGCTACCGCGAGGAGGAGTGGTTCCAGGAATTGGTGGCGTTTAAGAAATAA